The segment GTGACCAGCGGCGTGAACAGCATCGGCGACAGGACGTGAACCACGCTCCCGGACTGCGTGCCGAGGTCGAGGCGCTCCGGTGGGGTGCTGCGCGCATCGGTGCGGATCCGGGCGAGCGTGCCGAGCAGCCGCTGCAGGTGGCGCGGCCCCGATCCGAGCGGCACCCGCGCGCCGTTGGCGGCGACCACGAGCAGCCCGACCCGGTCACCGGTGCGGACGTGGTGCTCGGCCAGGGCCGCGGCCGCGCGCACGGTGAGGTCGAGCGTGCTGGCGCGGCCGTCGATCCCGCCCGAGACGCCGATGTCGCGCAAGGCGTCGACGAGGAGCCAGACCCCGGCGTCCTGCTCGGCGCGCGTGGTGACGACGTGCAGCTCCCCGGTCCGCAACGAGACCGGCCAGTTGATCCGCTTCAGGCGGTCGCCGGTGGCGAAGGGCCGGATGCCCTCGAACTCCGTGCCGCTGCCCACCCGCCGCGAGCGGTGCCGGCCGACGAGGCCGTCGGGCTGCGGCACCTCGGCCCGGGTGTCGTACGGCGCCCTCCTGGGCAGCACGACAAGGCCGCTCTCGGGGAGGTGCACCGGACCCCACCGCCAGCCGGCCCACGTGCTGGTGAGCGCGACTCGCTCGGCGCCCACGGCGCGGCGACCCCAACGACGCGGGCTGAAGCCGATGGTCGGCAGTCCCTCGTCGACGAGGGAGCCGACCGTGCCGTACGTCGGCGAGGTGGCGACATGGGCCGCGCGGGCGGCGACCCGGGTGACGTGCTCGACCCCGGCGAGGTCGTCGACGTCGAGGCGGGACGTCGCGCCCTGCCCCTCGTGCAGGCGGCGGTGGTCGAGCCGGGTGGCGACCTGCGGGTTCCGGCGCGGGCGGCCGACGAGCCCGGTCGCGGCGAGGACCACGAACGGCGCGCACAGCACCGCCAGCACCTCCTGGCCGAGCACGATCCCGAGGCTCACGCCGCCGAGCCCGAGCAGGCAGGCGCGCACGAGCGCTGTAGTCGGCCGCCAGGAGGTCACAGGCGGCCGCCCCTGTGCGCTTCCAGCGTGCGCGGCGTCTCGACCGAGGCCAGGACGGAGTCGACGACCCGCGAGCCGGACGCCTCTGTCATCCAGAGGTCCGGCTTGACCGTGATCCGGTGCGCCAGCACTGCGCGGGAGACGACCTTGACGTCCTCGGGGACGACGAAGTCACGGCCGCGGATCGCCGCCCACGCCCGTGCGGTCAGCACCAGGCCGAGGCTGCCGCGCGGCGAGGCGCCGGTGAGGACGTCGGGGTGGGAACGCGTCGCAGCGACGAGGTCCACGCAGTAGCGCGCCACGGACTCGTCCACGACCACCCGCTCGACCGCGGCCTGCGCGGCGGCCAGCCCGGCGGCATCGGTGACCTGGGCGATGTCGACCTCCTCGCGCTGCCGGTCGAGGCGGCGCCGGAGGACGTCGTGCTCCTCGCCGGCGGAGGGGTACCCGAAGGCGACGCGCAGCAGGAAGCGGTCCAGCTGCGCCTCGGGCAGCGGGTAGGTGCCCTCGTACTCGACGGGGTTGGCCGTGGCCAGGACGTGGAACGGGCTCGGCAGCGGGTGGGTCTTCCCCTCGACCGTGACCTGGCCCTCCTGCATCGCCTCGAGGAGCGCTGCCTGCGTCTTCGGCGGGGTCCGGTTGACCTCGTCGGCGAGCAGCAGCCCGGCGAACACCGGCCCCGGACGGAAGTCGAACTCCGCCCGGCGCTGGTCGTAAACGTAGGAACCCGTGAGGTCGGCCGGCAGCAGGTCCGGGGTGAACTGCGCGCGGGAGAACTCCAGGCCCAGGGCACCCGCGAAGGAGCGCGCCGCCAGCGTCTTGCCCAGGCCCGGGAAGTCCTCGAGCAGCACGTGCCCCTTCGCCAGGATGCCGGCCAGCACCAGCGACAGCACCTCGCGCTTCCCCACGACGGCGCGGCCCACCTCGTCGAGGACGCGCTCGGCGAACCCGGCGACCTGCGCGGGCTCCAAGGACTCTGCGGACGCTGCGGGGTCTTGGTGCTCGGTGCTGCGGTGGTCGGCGTCGCTCACGGGACGTCCTCGATTCGGGTCAGGATGCGGTCGATGTCGGCCGGCGCGAGCCGGCGGGTGTCGGCGAGCTCGCGCCGGATGGTCTCGCCGAGGTCGGGATCGCGAGCGCGGGCGAGCGCCACGAGCCGGTGGGCCACGGCGTCGGACGGCTGGTCGGACTGCACGTGGCTGGAGAGCACCCGGAGGTCGGAGGAGGCCTCGTCGACCCGGTCCGTCGGCGGCGGCCCCTGTCGCCACTCCGCTGGGGGGGCGTCGGCGATGTCGATGAGGAGGTACGCCGTCGTCAGCACGACCACCGACCACACGACGTACGGCAGGGGCTGGGGCTCCATGTCCAACCACGTCGCGACGGCGAAACCGGCACCGGCGAGGACGACGCCGCCCCCCGCACGCCCGCGCCAGCGGTCGGGGACGCGGATCATGCCCCCACCCCCAGGCTGCGCCGGACGTCGGCGAGGGCCACGAGCGCGCGCTCGCGGTGCTCCTCGGTGACCGGGTGGTCGGAGAACCGGGCCTCCCGGTAGAGCTCGGCGAGTCGGTTGACCGAGCCGTTGTCGGCCGCGGCGAGGTCGAGGATGCGCAGGCCGTACTCCGACGACGTCTCCGAGGCCCGCCGGGCCACCCCCGCTCGCTCGCCCTGGACCTCGAAGTGGTGCCACGCGGCGACGATGGCGTTGCGCGGGTCTCCCTCGCGCAGCAATGTCTCCTGCTCCCCGGCGTCGGCGGCCACCTGCTGCGCCACCCGGGCCGGCTCGTCCGGCACGGTGAACCCGACCGCGGTCCGCTCCTCCTCGCGCAGGCGGCGCGCCCGGACCTCCCGCAGGACGAGGGCAGCGAGCCACGCCAGGACCGCGAGGCCACCCGCTGCTGCCGCGGCGAGAAGGAGGCCGGTGAGCACCCCCACCCACAGCGGCGGCGCCTGCTCGACGGCCCCGCCCGGCCCGTCGCCGCCGAAGCCGGCCGGGCCCTCGCAGTAGTTGCGCTCGGTGAAGTCGTCCGGGAGCTCGACGGTGGTCGAGCCGTCCTCGGCCGTGGTCACGGGCAGCGGGATGCACGTCTCCGCCGTGGTGGTCGTGGCCGGCGCCGGCCCCGGACCGGTGAACACCTCGTCCGGGCCGAGCAGTGTGGCCCAGGCGACCAGCACCATGAACAGGGTCGTGGCGGCGACGGCCACGACGGCGCGCAGGCCCGGCGGCCACTCCCCGAACGCACGCATGGCGCGACCCTAGGTGACGGGGTCGCGCCATGCGAGGGCGCCCGGTGGGGGCAGGCGCCTCGGGTGAGGTCAGAGGATCGGGCTGAAGGGCTCCGTCCCGGGCACCAGCCGGAGGCCGGCGATCCCGCTCGAGGCCTGGGCGTAGGCCAGCTCGTGGGCGAGGTCGCCGACCCCGTTGGACCCGGCCAGCGGCGCCAGCGCCAGGGTCGACAGCGTGCCGAGCGCGTTGCCCTCGGCGTCGAGGAACGCCGAGCCCGAGTCGCCGGGGACGCCGGGCGTCACCGTGTAGACGGGGTGCGACCACCCCTCACCCTCGGTGCCGAGGCTCGTGCCCTGCTTGGGCGAGAGCAGCTCGATGCCGGCGCGGAGGCTGGAGTTGCCGTAGGAGTGGACGGTGTCACCGGCCGCGGTGCCGGTGGTGTTGACCGCCACGGGCCCGCCCCAGAACGGCACGGACGGGTTGACCGTGCCCGCGTCCGCGGCGTCCACCTTCACCAGGGCGAGGTCGTTGTAGGCGCAGGCGTTCTCGTCGGTCTCGCCGTTGCGCTGCATCGCCAGCCACGAGGAGTAGACGAGCGTGCCGCCCCCGACGCGGGTGCCCTCGGAGACCAGCGAGCCGCCCTCGACGAAGTCGACCTTCGTGCCGAGCGGGAGCGAGCCCGCGTCGCAACCGTTGGTGTCGGTGGCCTCGCCGGTGCCGGCGCAGTGCGCCGCGTAGCCGACGTACGTCGTGCCGGCGGTGTCGGTGTAGACGAAGTTGGCGGTGCACTGGGCGCCCTCGGTGTACATCTGCACGCCCGGGTGGATGGCGGCCGAGGCGGCAGGCGCCCAGTCGGCGCGGGCCTGCTTCTTCGGGGCAGCGGTCGCGGGGGCGCTCGTCGCGGCCGCGGCCACGAGACCTACCGCGGTGAGGGTCAGGAGCTTCGTGGGAGTACGCATGCCCCTCCCAACGAGGTCCGCCGGGAGGGGTTACGCGTCAGTAGGCCGGCTGGCTCGGGTCGACCTGGCTGACCCACGCCACGACGCCGCCGCCCACGTGCACGGCGTCGGCGTAGCCGGCGCCCTTGACGATCGCGAGCACCTCGGCGGACCGGACGCCCGACTTGCAGTGCAGGACGATCGGCTTGTCGCTGGGCAGGTCACCGAGGGCGTTGCCGTTGAGGAACTCGCCCTTCGGGATCAGCTTGGCGCCCGGGATGCGGTTGATCTCGAACTCGTTGGGCTCGCGGACGTCGATGAGCTCGAAGTCGCGGGTGCCCTCCTCGCGCTCCTTGAGCATCGTCTCGAGCTGGGTGACCGAGATGGTCGAGCCGGCGGCGGCCTCGGCGGCCTCGTCGGAGACGGCGCCGCAGAAGGCGTCGTAGTCGATGAGACCGGTGACCGTCGCGTTCTCGCCGCAGAGCGCGCAGCTCGGGTCCTTGCGGACCTTGAGCTTGCGCCACTCGAGCTCGAGGGCGTCGTAGATGACGAGCTTGCCGATGGCCGGGTCACCGATGCCGGTGATCAGCTTGATCGCCTCGTTGACCTGGATCGAGCCGATGCTGGCGCACAGGACGCCGAGCACGCCGCCCTCGGCGCAGCTGGGGACCATGCCCGGCGGCGGCGGCTCGGGGTAGAGGCAGCGGTAGCAGGGGGCGTCGTCGGCCAGGGTCGGCGCGAAGACGGACGCCTGGCCGTCGAAGCGGTAGATCGAGCCCCAGACGTAGGGGATCTTCAGGAAGTAAGCGGCGTCGTTGACCATGTAGCGGGTCGCGAAGTTGTCGGTGCCGTCGACGATGAGGTCGTAGCCCTCGAAGACCTGCAGCACGTTGTCGTTGTCGAGGCGCTCGTTGTGCACGATGACCTCGACGTAGGGGTTGACCTCGGCGATCGACTCCTTGGCGGACTCGGCCTTGGGGCGGCCGATGTCGGACATGCCGTGGATGATCTGGCGCTGGAGGTTGGACTCGTCGACCTCGTCGAACTCCGCGATGCCGAGCGTGCCGACGCCGGCCGCGGCCAGGTAGAGAAGGGCGGGCGAGCCCAGCCCGCCGGCGCCGATGACGAGCACCTTGGCGTTCTTCAACCTCTTCTGCCCGGCCATCCCCACGTCGGGGATGATCAGGTGGCGGCTGTAGCGGCGCACCTCGTCGGTGCTGAGCTCGGCTGCGGGCTCGACAAGTGCAGGGAACGACACGTCTTCTCCTCGACTCGGGTGTGGGTGCAACAGCACCGACGACTCCCATGTTCCCCGCGGCCCCCACAGGCCCTTCACCGGTCCCGCGATGCGGACGCGGGCCGCTGGATGCCGACGCCGCAGCATCTTCGGCCTCCGGGGTGTATTCCGAAGATTTTCCTTGCCACCGGGCCCACCCTTGGGGTGGAGTGACCCGCTGGTGACTCGTGGTGACCACCTTCGGGTGGCCCGAACGGGTCATGCACCACCATCCCCCCACCTCTCGGAACACGGAGAACTCCCTGTGAAGAAGAAGTCCCTCTCCGGCCTGATGGCCGGAACGGCGTGCCTGGCCCTCGGCCTCGCCGCCCTCCCCGCAGCAGCAGTCCCCTCCGACGGCGCCCCGGCGTCGTCGGAGCAGGTCCGCGCCAAGCCCGACAACCGCACGTCCCCGCAGATCAGGAAGCAGGCGCGGCTCAAGGCCAAGGCCCGCGCGATGGTCGAGAACGGCTCCGCGAAGGCCCGCTCCCTGGCTGACGGCAGCCAGGTCGTCGAGGTCGCCGACGGCGAGTTCGTCGAGCTCGGCGAGACCGGCACCGACAAGATCTGGACGATCCTGTCGGAGTTCGGCACCCAGGGCTCGAAGAAGCTCGGCCTCACCCCCGGCCCGCTGCACGACACGATCCCGAGGCCCGACCGCACGAAGGACAACTCCACGACCTGGGAGCCGTCCTACGACAAGGCCTACTTCGACGACCTGTTCAACGGCCCCGGCGAGTCGATGGCGAACTTCTACACCGCCCAGTCCAACGGCGCCTACAGCGTCGACGTGACCACCGAGGACTGGGTCACCGTGCCCGGCAACGCGTCGACGTACGGCGACAACGCCGTCGAGGACGACGGCGGCTCGTGGTCCTTCATCAACGACACGGCCGACGCGTGGGCGACCTCGTCGGGCAGGTCGACCGCCGAGCTCAACGCCTACCTCGCCCAGTTCGACGTGTGGGACCGCTACGACTTCGACGAGGACGGCAACTTCGACGAGGCCGACGGCTACATCGACCACTTCCAGGCCGTCCACGCCGGCGAGGGCGAGGAGGCCGGCGCCGACCCCGACGCCATCTGGTCGCACCGCTGGTACGCCTACCCGACGACCGCCGGCTCCGAGGGCCCGTCCGTCGGTGGCACGCCGAACCTCAACGGCGGCGTCCGGATCGGTGACACGAACTACTTCATCGGCGACTACACCGTCGAGCCCGAGAACGGCGGCCTCGGCGTCTTCGCGCACGAGTACGGCCACGACCTCGGCCTGCCCGACTTCTACGACACCAACGGCGGCGACAACGGCACGTCGTTCTGGACCACCATGTCGTCCGGCTCGTGGCTCGGCCACGGCGGCGCCGACGAGGGCATCGGCACCCACCCCGGCAGCTTCGGCCCGGAGGAGAAGCTCTTCCTCGGCTGGCTCAAGTACACCGAGGTCGACAAGGGCGCCGGCACCCGCAGCGTCACCCTCAGCCCGTCGGAGAAGCAGGTCGACGGCGCCTACCAGGCCGTCAAGGTCAACCTGCCCGAGGCGACCACGACGCAGGCCCAGGTCGACATCCCCGGCGGCGACTACGCGTGGTGGTCCGGTCGCGGCGACGACCTGCGCAACACGCTGACCCGTGACGTTCCGGCGGCCGACACCGTCACCGTCACGGCCGACGCGTGGTACGACATCGAGCAGGGCTACGACTTCCTCTACGCCCAGTACTCCGCCGACGGCGGCAGCACCTGGACCACGATCGGCCGCGGCCTGACCGGCACCAAGACCCGGTGGGGCGGCCTCCGCTTCAGCTACAAGGCGGCCGGCAAGGCCACGAAGTTCCGGTTCCGCTACGCCACGGACGGCGGCGTGAACCAGACCGGCGCGTTCCTCGACAACATCGCGATCAAGGCCGACCGGACCACCTTCACCGACGACGTCGAGACCGAGGCCGCCGGATGGGCGGTCAAGGGCTGGAAGCGCTCGACGGGCGCCGAGACGGTGTCGGACAACCGTTACTACCTCATCGAGAACCGGCAGTACGTCGGCTACGACGCCACGCTGGCGCAGGGCCCGTACAACTTCTCCGAGGCGGTCAGCCGACCCAACTGGGTGGAGTTCTTCAAGTTCCAGGACGGCATGCTCGTCTGGCTCGTCGACCCGACCGCGGCCGACAACAACACCTCGGTGCACCCGGGTTCCGGGTACGCCCTGCCGGTCGACGCGACGCCGAACTCGTTCACCTACAGCGACGGCACGAGCCCGACCAACCGGCGTGAGCCGTTCGACGCCACCTTCGGGCTCGACGT is part of the Nocardioides cavernae genome and harbors:
- a CDS encoding DUF4129 domain-containing protein; its protein translation is MRAFGEWPPGLRAVVAVAATTLFMVLVAWATLLGPDEVFTGPGPAPATTTTAETCIPLPVTTAEDGSTTVELPDDFTERNYCEGPAGFGGDGPGGAVEQAPPLWVGVLTGLLLAAAAAGGLAVLAWLAALVLREVRARRLREEERTAVGFTVPDEPARVAQQVAADAGEQETLLREGDPRNAIVAAWHHFEVQGERAGVARRASETSSEYGLRILDLAAADNGSVNRLAELYREARFSDHPVTEEHRERALVALADVRRSLGVGA
- a CDS encoding immune inhibitor A domain-containing protein — its product is MKKKSLSGLMAGTACLALGLAALPAAAVPSDGAPASSEQVRAKPDNRTSPQIRKQARLKAKARAMVENGSAKARSLADGSQVVEVADGEFVELGETGTDKIWTILSEFGTQGSKKLGLTPGPLHDTIPRPDRTKDNSTTWEPSYDKAYFDDLFNGPGESMANFYTAQSNGAYSVDVTTEDWVTVPGNASTYGDNAVEDDGGSWSFINDTADAWATSSGRSTAELNAYLAQFDVWDRYDFDEDGNFDEADGYIDHFQAVHAGEGEEAGADPDAIWSHRWYAYPTTAGSEGPSVGGTPNLNGGVRIGDTNYFIGDYTVEPENGGLGVFAHEYGHDLGLPDFYDTNGGDNGTSFWTTMSSGSWLGHGGADEGIGTHPGSFGPEEKLFLGWLKYTEVDKGAGTRSVTLSPSEKQVDGAYQAVKVNLPEATTTQAQVDIPGGDYAWWSGRGDDLRNTLTRDVPAADTVTVTADAWYDIEQGYDFLYAQYSADGGSTWTTIGRGLTGTKTRWGGLRFSYKAAGKATKFRFRYATDGGVNQTGAFLDNIAIKADRTTFTDDVETEAAGWAVKGWKRSTGAETVSDNRYYLIENRQYVGYDATLAQGPYNFSEAVSRPNWVEFFKFQDGMLVWLVDPTAADNNTSVHPGSGYALPVDATPNSFTYSDGTSPTNRREPFDATFGLDVIDRTCLHKQVAADSTLETCSGGVPQQATFDDTLVSTYYDAAANPQNSVKVAGEGVKATVKSVDGTTRNMLVDVTY
- the moeZ gene encoding adenylyltransferase/sulfurtransferase MoeZ, giving the protein MSFPALVEPAAELSTDEVRRYSRHLIIPDVGMAGQKRLKNAKVLVIGAGGLGSPALLYLAAAGVGTLGIAEFDEVDESNLQRQIIHGMSDIGRPKAESAKESIAEVNPYVEVIVHNERLDNDNVLQVFEGYDLIVDGTDNFATRYMVNDAAYFLKIPYVWGSIYRFDGQASVFAPTLADDAPCYRCLYPEPPPPGMVPSCAEGGVLGVLCASIGSIQVNEAIKLITGIGDPAIGKLVIYDALELEWRKLKVRKDPSCALCGENATVTGLIDYDAFCGAVSDEAAEAAAGSTISVTQLETMLKEREEGTRDFELIDVREPNEFEINRIPGAKLIPKGEFLNGNALGDLPSDKPIVLHCKSGVRSAEVLAIVKGAGYADAVHVGGGVVAWVSQVDPSQPAY
- a CDS encoding DUF58 domain-containing protein, yielding MTSWRPTTALVRACLLGLGGVSLGIVLGQEVLAVLCAPFVVLAATGLVGRPRRNPQVATRLDHRRLHEGQGATSRLDVDDLAGVEHVTRVAARAAHVATSPTYGTVGSLVDEGLPTIGFSPRRWGRRAVGAERVALTSTWAGWRWGPVHLPESGLVVLPRRAPYDTRAEVPQPDGLVGRHRSRRVGSGTEFEGIRPFATGDRLKRINWPVSLRTGELHVVTTRAEQDAGVWLLVDALRDIGVSGGIDGRASTLDLTVRAAAALAEHHVRTGDRVGLLVVAANGARVPLGSGPRHLQRLLGTLARIRTDARSTPPERLDLGTQSGSVVHVLSPMLFTPLVTATASLQRGGTSVVVVDTLGDALTEPEGADRLALPSLAMRMQKIERDDRLRRLAALGAPVVPWRGPGTLDTVLHQLSRRAQVPRVRA
- a CDS encoding AAA family ATPase, producing the protein MSDADHRSTEHQDPAASAESLEPAQVAGFAERVLDEVGRAVVGKREVLSLVLAGILAKGHVLLEDFPGLGKTLAARSFAGALGLEFSRAQFTPDLLPADLTGSYVYDQRRAEFDFRPGPVFAGLLLADEVNRTPPKTQAALLEAMQEGQVTVEGKTHPLPSPFHVLATANPVEYEGTYPLPEAQLDRFLLRVAFGYPSAGEEHDVLRRRLDRQREEVDIAQVTDAAGLAAAQAAVERVVVDESVARYCVDLVAATRSHPDVLTGASPRGSLGLVLTARAWAAIRGRDFVVPEDVKVVSRAVLAHRITVKPDLWMTEASGSRVVDSVLASVETPRTLEAHRGGRL